AATGTGTATCAAATATGATGAAGAACTTGCAGATTTTGCTGACGATTATACTAGTGATGCACAAAGTGTTtatccttaaaaaaaatatttatatgatgGTAATGCATAACGAAAATATTAGGGAAGTAAACCTTAAGCagactttattaacaaaaaatttaataagGCGGCAATGTATAAAGTTTTATTGACTAAGaaatacagggctcgaacttaattgccgtcattgagatataacCTAAGTAGGTAGAGATCtccaccgatggcacttttgtgccattggtaaagctcctcaacaatggcacaaatgtatacacctggtgtatataatacacaatgtatgtcaatattaatattttcacatttgaaataggtctacatacagcaaaataaccttttaagAAAACTGTCAAATTACGGCAGGCTCACAATTGCCGTCAGTGGGCAGTTTCACCCATAgcaattcatataaaagatcccttgctgctaagcccatgaagtggtgacagcaggtttcctctctcaataactgtggtccttcaccatatgtccgacgccatataaccttaaataaaatgtgttgagtgcgtcattaaataaaacatttccttcctgtgtGAATCTTAACCATATACCTGTACATTGCATGTTTGAtgttatataacaataaaaaaatatgttgtgtggtatgtgttaaataaaacatttcttttctgaAAATTCTTCGTTTTTGCATCAATTCTTTCTTATCTTTTCGTCACAAGAACACTCAATTGGTTGTGAAATTATGCCCCCAGGGGGCAGGAcataacccatgaagtggtgacagcgggtttcctctcaatatatgtgtggtgcTCAACCATAAGTCCAatgccatatgaccgtaaataaaatgtttagtgcatcgttaaataaaacatttcctccttccagccagtgcactaagactgatatttcaaaggctttggtatgtgctatcctgtctgtgggatgatgcatataaaagatcccttgctattaatggaaaaatgtagcatgtttcctctctaagactacgttAATTttgtatatgtcaaattaccaaatgttttgacatccgataaccgataattaataaatcaatgtcttaTATAGTGGTGtacgttgttaaacaaaacgaggGGTGGGATTTACAAATGTAGCTCCGTCGGTTAAGTGTTCGCttaaggtgcttgcattgcagaatcgaaccacctcggtggacccattcagctgattggtttttttttctcattccaactagtgcaccacaattaactggacaaaggctgtggtgtgtgttttcctgtctgtggtaaagtgcatataaaagatccctttctgtattagaaaaaaatgtaatgggtttcctctgatgactacgagtcagaattaccaaatgtttgacatccaatagctgatgattaattaattgatgtgctccagtggtgttgttaaacaaaacaaatttttaacaaaacaaacttttagtagTCCTCTACTGGTCCAACTATAGCTGATTAAATAGGATTCGTCTCTCTctgaccggcgtcgtggcaagccatcggtctacaggctggtaggtactgggttcggatcccagtcgaggcatgggatttttaatcgagatactgactccaaaccttgggtgagtgctccgcaaggctcaatgggtaggtgtaaaccacttgcaccgaccagtggtccataactggttcaacaaaggccatggtttgtgctatcctgcctgtggggagcgcaaataaaagatcccttgctgccagtcggaagagtagcccatgtagtggcgacagcgggtttcctctcaaaatctgtgtggtccttaaccatatgtctgacgccatataactgtaaataaaatgtgttgagtgcgtcgttacataaaacacttctttctttctttcgtctctctctctgtccatctgtctgtcccacaccTAGTTTTCTGGaccttttttcacaatgccttaaGATGCCGAGATGAATTTGTGTGCATACctgtagctttatcatgcaaTCTAGTTTGTCTCCTATGGGATaatccagtcagtgcaccacgactggtatatcaaaggccgtggtatgtactatcctgtctttgggatggtgcatataaaagatcccttgctgctaatcggaaagagtagcccatgaagtggtgacagctggtttcctctctcagtatctgtggtccttaaccatataacctgatgccatataaccgtaaataaaatgtgttgagtgcgttgttaaataaaacatttcctttcttctatgTGACGAAAATccagtatttgttttattaataatattatggcCTAATGTAGAACAATTAAAATACTGAgtataaaatacacaaaatatttgtattgggataaaacaaaatacaacagacACATTGTATCTATGTACACTGTATTTacacaaacagtaacagaaGTAAAACAAAGTTGTTAACAAatcaaacagaaataaaaacgTCAAATTAAATATGTCTTAAAACAATGAGGAACAACTTACATGctactataatatatacatgtaacagtaaaAGTCTACATCTGTTACTAAAACCTGTTTTGCTTAAcagttaatatttcattttcaacgctgttattatatatatatattatgcaattTTAAAAGTGGATCTAGGATTTTGCAATAAGGGCGTGGGTAcgtaacattaatgtaatgtagTTTGGTTATAAAAAGACAAAATTACTTTACCAGAATAGCGGGGTCTATAGGCCCCTAAATTAGGGCCCCACCTAAGTCTGTGTCcaattttattgtataacatGATAATATGGCTACTGgaataaaattatcacatgggctGGGGAGGCTGCGGTGCAAcaaacattaatacattttgtttaaagaaaactattaaattaatttttaatttaatttaataataggttgatatttatttttatttaaacagctggtgtaacaattGTTTCGTGcaaaatatcaaatgtgtttttcatttgattAAATCATACTTAATtaattcatatttctttttatttggaaaaaccaaattaatattttaattttattatccaGAAGGTTCAATAGGTCTAGCTTCACAAggcaaaggattttattccatATTGATAAATACAAGAATCCTGGAACTTTTCTTAAAATTAGTAGAACACACCACAGGGCTccaacttaaagggacataccctagttccaacccaacccgtgaaaattaacactaagtttagttaatctacaaacctgtaacacattggataatgttacaattgagtgaaacatgagtctgtgactttaaaatggtgaaataccctctaaaaatagactaacattcgactccataactgttacttctcagatgcacatacgtttttaaaaatatgagaaatgaattttgtgatattaaaacaccaagttgaccaaaaatacttcgaatgtacggaaattgataatctaaaccataaaatctaagtaaagtatgatttcagttgtcaaaaatggctacaatagtaaaaaatatgccttagtgtttaaaaactagggtatgtccctttaagaatgtGTCTCCCACGCCAATTtataaaagaattgccatgggtgagaCGGCCCAATGATGGTCATTTTAAGCCTGCAaatggcaattttttaaaagtgtgcTATTATTGAGCAGTTTTACCAATGGCACAATAGTGTCATCTGTGACGCTCTCTACCTGTGGCAATTTATATTACGACAGCAATTGTGGTGTGATGTCATTAAGGTTGAGCCCTGCACCAGCTTATATAAcaaatctatatttatttaatgggTGAATGGAAGATGGGTAATATTATTTCCCTATTTCCCTCTAGTTGTCTCCCTTGTGATTATTTTTGAAAGAATATATTTTAAGCTATAATCATGAAATTGGAATACTGTTAGGGTTAATGCTGATAATAGTATAACAGTTTAAATGCTGACGAtagtaaattatttgaaaaatattctGTAGGCAagatatgtatatgttaaatatcAACTATTCAGCAAAATTCTAAAATACTGTTTGGTACTGTATAAAGCTGATTATgcaataattacaaaaatatttttagagaCAATATTTACAAAAGTCAAACGAAAATGGAGAGCGagaaaaaacacagaaaagAAAAGCAGAGTAATACtgtatgtaaaatgtattttcctaAAATAGCATTAAATGGAAAAAGTTGACGGTTAAATTTTTCATTTGTGAtctcaaaaaagaaaaaaagaaagatttaaaTTTGTATTGCTCATTATACACTATCacttaaaaaatatgtttgtctATTTATTAATGGTGGGTCAAGGATTAAAAACACATATTACCATCGCTACCAGAACAAAtacaacacatttaatatttatggcaATTGATGTACATGATGTAATTAGCTGATCACTCCATGATTGCAGAAAACCAAATCAAACAAACATGGCTACTCAtgataatgaccttgacctctgACGACTGCTACAGAGAGCactaattttaacaatttaccACTTGTTTACCAAAAATGGCACATACGTTGCATTTATTTTGCGtaaacaacatttttgttttaattctacaAAGGCCACACCATATGTAACATTTTGGCACcaaattattatgaaataaacacaaacagCATCTGAGTTTGCCACCAGTGTATTTGGCATGGTTACATAAGTTCAATATTACATAGCATTTTTATGAATCCGTATATAACGATCAATATTACACCATGAATATATAGTAATTATTGGTATTAATTATAGTCACATTCTGCCATGTCAAtaagtattttatttcatcactTTGTActtatgatatatattatataaaacatctaaaaataatattcaGCCGTTGAAATTTGGACAGTTTTGTGATGGCAGTCAAGTGACAGTGTAACTAATTTTACCACTGCATCGCAATTAAAAAAATGGTATATTCCGGTAGTGTAAAGTGATATGTATGAATGGTTCTCacaaaatttcattttcatatgctcggactttaaacttttagaccttcgttcaaaactttatgtcaaaattgctcccccccccccccccaatattattaaataatcccatactcttctttctctcgtttatttttggactgtcctttaaaaatgctccaaattatataaatattcgccaaagcagtcaattccttttttatttttggcttgttaatttttttttattaaaaataaaataaaattctattaactttttcactTATTGctattcaaaattctgcccatttccaactcaccccctccaccccccccccccccaaccattTTATAAAGGCGTAGAATGCATTATCACAAAACATtgttcgacaaatccactagccgtcGATCTCAGCTAGTGTATATTTGgcctgggctagtggaaattatcaactgtattactataatacataggacactagccaAAGCTGCTGTGACAAGTAGTGACTCTCTCAAACATTTGTGAAATACTGCAGAACAGATAtactaaatgaaaacaaattacatgCTTGTACAAGCTACAAGATTAAATGTTTCAATAAAATGCTGATACGGAAGAAAGAGGTAAATAACAGAATAGATAGAATAcacggcttctagattatggtggccccactcccatggctagtggtattcaatgttgggctagtaaataactaatattgccatgcccgacggctagtaaaaaagaaatagtcaaatgttgcagttacgtctatttagtaaatatgaatagcctgccccccccccccccatctccccaaattttgtgtttttcagctttgtctccctctttagatgacatatctgattattaccattatttagtaaaattgtattaacttaaaataaaatagggctagtgaatttttaattgtggctagtaaatttttgaaataactgatcccatggttagtggattttaaaaaaattctagaagccctgtagaaAAGatgcttaacaacaccccagcatgaaaaacacatcggctctAAAAATGgtaaatatgatattttaaCACACAGCAacatctaataaaatatttgcacCACTGCATCAGATTACATTGTACATAaagtgattaaaaaatcaaaacattaaaaaacactaaTTGAATAATTTTTCATATTCATTCTTCACGTATGTGACTGCTATGTAAACTacagtaaattaataaataaataaaaaaaaacttcactGATGTGGaaagacaataacaatttggtttCTGTTATTCacagtaataaaattaatataaatatttagaaaatgtgATTAAAACAGCTTTATTTTCCAGTCATAAATTTCTCATGGTGATttctatattaaatttttaaaatttattgacAATCAAAATCCAATAGAATTTCTGTTACTTTGTGATATACCTCCAAACCTGACTGATTGATgttgaaaattaataattaaaatgaaacattaaatttcacaaatgtaaatttaatgaaatataaattctattttaaaaataaaattagtaaaaACCAGAGTAAATATATTAAGTGCTAACAATTTCCATAAATGATTTCTGAAACAAACACTTTGTGTTACATAATCAAAGAAGCAAAAGCAAACACGATACTATTATCTAAAATGATCTTAAGATATATATATCCTTGTAAGTCTATTTTCTAAAAGTAGCTTATCATTTTTATGCTGAAACATGAGATCTTTCAAAGGGAGATACAGAATGATTTTAGGCACATTGGCAATTGATGCATGCAACATAAACTTGTTACAATCAATGGACTTATGTCACAACATTGTAtaattatagaaaaaaaaaaaagaagtttttttaaaataatataaaaatatatataacaatttatgTATTTGGTGGTTGTATTTTTCAATGAATGTGCTTCTGTGGACTCCAGTTATGGATATATTACTTTCTAATcacatacagatataaagtTAATGAACCATTATATTGAATTCTAATTATTATTCTACTAAAGTGCagatcttttaaaacaaaaaaatccgaaaattatctccccttaattgcttcttgttttttttcaacaattatAGCTACATTTCACATTAGCCACATTATTTGTACAAGTTTGTGATTGAGATAGGCACAAAAGTAGATGCAATGATATTTAACACACATGCCTAAAATTTGAAAGTGCTGGtagtaaaaacaatatatacgtgtatatataaatgtaaataaacaataatttgtaTAGAGGTAAGCATTTCATATTACAGaatgaagcaaaaaaaaaataataataataaaaaaaaataataataaaaaaaaaaaataaaaaaaatggcatATATAattggaaagaaaagaaaagcgTAAGCTGCATTTTTCTAATTCTCGTTTGCATTCTTATAATGCTGCTGCTGTAGTTAATTACAATACAACTTTGGTTAATAGCTTACAAAGTATGTTTGCTAAATCACAGACAATGGCACGATTACTTTTGTTAAATTGCGTTGACTCCCATATTGCTTCCTTgggacttttaaaaaaatgtacatgCTTAATAAATAATACCATTTCTAAACAAGTTGTAGCtgtatatttacaatgtaaaGGAACACACACATGATACAGGAACTAACTTCAGAGGCctggctatttttttttactgcataAACCGAAGATTCATTTTACAATATCATTTCATAATctacaatttatttaaatacagataATTAAAGGGATACAACTGATTTTAAACGcacaatttgaaaaaaaaaaaaaaaaaaaaaaaattataagttGAATATTAATTTGACAGTACAGTaatatctatttttttaaaagcaacaGATGTAATTggtatttttactataaaataaaataaaaatccatttttaatATCCATTTTTTCGATTCAGTAACATTGTTGCGTAATGGAGCATACATGATTTCAAAGATGTTTTAAGTAGACATACAATTAAGGGATTATATATGTATCGTCTGGGATAAACTCAATATTTATAACATAGACATACAATTAAGGGATTATATATGTATCGTCTGGGGATAAACTCAATATTTATAACATAGACATATTATTTCACACcgtatttccttctttttaaaaatagaacacatTGCATGAAGttaattatctccctttaacAATTACATCCCATTCATAATTCATCACTTTTGGATACCGTTCCTTAAGTAATACCCTTTACATTTCATCCCTTTAATACGACCATGTTAAAACTTGAATATTTTTCTTCTAACATTACGGTACCCTTTTGGTACCCTTTTAATACCTTTTCGTCTTGTCCCTTTGACATTACCCTCTAGATAAGTTTCGCTACTGCCCTTTTGAACATCATCTTATTAATCTTATTAGATACTGTCCTTCTGACATTACCTTATTAATCCTGTTGGATACTAACAGAATCTTATTAATCCtatctggggcgtagccagagaggaaaaaaacgCTGAGGAAAATCCAGACctctaaaataaatatcagtgtcatgggaaaaataaaataaatctggggaaattccagatgATGCAAGCGCCtagtctgcctcatgctggctacgccattgccTATTGGATACTGTCCTTTTGACATTATCTTATCAATCCTATTGGACACCGTCCTTTTAAGACTATCCTACAAATACCTATTTGGTTTCAGACCCCAATCTATAGTACGTATACCCTGGAACCGGTACTCACATTTTTGTTAACCATGGCTTTCTGACATGCTCTACgataatacttttatttcactggaGTCTTTTTAATAGTAGGCTATAACATATCAAACAAGAGTTTACAAACAGGCCTATTTTCGTAAGCCAAATTTTGTCTTTCTTTACTTGGCTATAACACATTTCCATCGAGTTATGAATACTACACcaaataaaagtaaacatgCCCCTCCTTATTTTGAAGctatattttgtcatttcttTGCCTGGCTAAAATACATTTCCATCTAGttaaaaatactaaaacaaataaaagtaaacatgCCCCTCTTTTTTTTGGAAGCCGTATTTTCTCATTTGTTTACCTGGCTAAAACATATTACCATCtatgtgtaaataatttttgcaTCAAAGTCCAAGTAACCAAAGAGCTTTGAAGTAATTTTGAAGTTTGcctacattaattattaaaatccaAATCTGTATACCAGCTTTAAAATGATATCTCGTTAAAACAACATTACCAGATAATAAtgtaatgaattaaaataaGCTATATTTGACATTATATTCATGAACCAGCATAAAATGGCATATCCTTCAAAAAGAATATTTCTTGATAATGAATGAAAAACATTGTATAGAAATATGTACACTAACCTCTATATACAATACTTATTTCCATATTATGTCAGATCCAtgttatatacacatacacaatacatgtatcGTTGCCTTTCTGACAAAATAGGTGAATGTACATTTGGATGTTCATCAAATGAAGTCTTAATTAAGTGGTTAATTTAGTGAATTACTGTATTAGCAAAACTATAACTAATGAAATAGCCAGTTAAAGAAGTAGTTTATAAAGTGGTTCTCCGAATTAAAATCCATTATTGCAATGATATACAAGAGTAGATTTTATGTAAATTTTCCTAAATTGAATATTCGCCCCCTCGCCAAAGAGCTGACGACATGTTCATAATATATGTTATCCTCATGTATGTACACATCAGTGTGTCTGTTCACACCAATGttcacatgtatttaaaaacaagctataaacatacatatatatatatatatatatatatatatatattattctgtGTAGGCCTCTATGGATGCACTCATCTAAAATGTTTTCACTTGCGTAGCCATGGGAACTTGACCAGTCGTCTTCCATCAGGCCATTCGTACCGAACCTGGTACTCCGTGGTTTTGGGGCAATCTGGGTCAGGCTTCCCTAGGGTCCGGCCGTACAAGGAATAGTCCGGTTTGGGATTCACCGTGAAATCGCACGTGGGCATGTCCGTTAGTGGCCTGTTGTACCGTAGCATGTACTCCGTTTTGCCGGGGAATACCATATTTATTCCCGCCATCTCCTGTGGGGTTTTTGCAAGGGTTGGGTCGTTTCTCATCAGGCTCCCGTTTCCCGTGCCGCCCCCATTTGGCGACCATGACTGCGAATTCATTAAGTTGATGGTTTTCACGTCGTCGATGGTTCTGCTATAGCAGGGATCTCCGCGTCTCTGAAGGACAGTTCGCCTCGGGTACAAGCTGTCGATGGTGCGGTAACCTGAAAACAATTCaaggacatttaaaaaaaataaaaaatacagtgaaacctgtcttaaattggaccctgaacaaactggAATTCTGTCAaaatctggtatatcaaaggctgtggtatgtaccaccctgtctatggaatggtgcatataaaagatcccttgctgctaatcgaaaagagtagcccatgaagtggcgacagcggatttcctctctcaatatctgtgtggtccttaaccatatgtctgatgccatataaccataaataaaatatgttgagtgcaccgttaaataaaacatttcttttctgtaaaaatTGGACCTTTTttgggggatttagctcagtcggttgagtgctcgcttgaagggCTTACCTCGCAGGATCGCATCACCTcattggatccattcaactgactgggttttattctcccttccaaccagtgcatcacaactggtgaaaggccgtggtatgtgctttcctgtctgtgggaaaatgcatataaaagataccttgctactaatgaaaaaatgtagcaggtttcctctctaagactacaggtcaaaattacctaatgtttgacatccaatagccgatgattaataaatcaatgtgctctagtggtgtcattaaacataacaaactttacgCTACACTGACATTCacaattgtattttaaattaactaatttttcaattatatatttgttcagctaattgtgttgagtgtgtgcGTATGACTATTCGAAGaagaagtctgttttgtttaatgacaccactggagcacattaattaatcatgggctactggatgtcaaacatttggtaattctgacttgtagtcatcaaaggaaacccgctacattttccctaatgcagcaaggcatcttttatatgcacttccccatagacaggaaagcacataccacggccattgtccagttgtggtacaccggctgaaatgagaaaaaaaaacaatcagctgaatggatccactgaggtggttcgatcctgcaatgcaagcacctcaagcgagtactcaactgactgagctaaatcccgtcccatGACTATACGAATCCCTACCTTTGTATTGCATTGAACAGGGTCGTACACTCCCAAACGTGATGTCATCGTGGACGGTTCCTCCAATTAAAGGCACGCTCATGCGTACTGCACGCCCACGAAATGACTCTCGTCCCGGAAATCCAGTGGCTGAAATAGTGTAAGACACAAATAACTAATACAttagacaaggactgggatgtcgATGGTTCCTCCAGTTGAAGGCACGCTCATGTGTACTGAACGCCCATGAAACAACTCCCGACCCGGAAATCCAGTGGCTGAAATAgtgtaataaacaaataactaatacattagacaaggactgggatgtcgATGTGGACGGTTCCTCCAATTAAAGGCATGCTCATGTGAACTGAATGCCCATGAAACAACTCCCGACCCGGAAATCCAGTGGCTGAAATAgtgtaataaacaaataactaatacattagacaaggactgggatgtcaATGTGGACGGTTCCTCCAATCAAAGACACACTCATGTGTACTACACGCCCATGAAACAACACCCGACTCGGAAAACCAGTGGCTGAAATAGTGTAATACtcaaataattaatacattagacaaggactgggatgtcgATGTGGACGGTTCCTCCAATTAAAGACACGCTCAGAAAACCAGTGGCTGAAATACACAGATAACTAAACAAAGACAGAATGAGCTTCCAGACTGGCAAAAAACAAGATGGAATTcaaaaggagaaaaaagaaagagggcagtgggataaaaataaaaataaattagtgtCTCTGTCCTAGgagttgcaggatcgaaccacctcggtggaaccattcagctgattgtgtttttttttgttccaaccagtgcaccacaa
Above is a genomic segment from Gigantopelta aegis isolate Gae_Host chromosome 7, Gae_host_genome, whole genome shotgun sequence containing:
- the LOC121377723 gene encoding uncharacterized protein LOC121377723, with the protein product MTSTLPRGKATREIDSVRNDIQDILCSGNYYCNDELAREMTKINNGLNHLRLNESLDCMPKHRYHGKINNTSGLVDKVSGYLYEYRQKMHGQNVKGKQENEIREQHQWAMANLKSIQQEMDQHATNARNRISEFGDIIGVTDRFTGYRNNLLSRPDAFVPNWTTRSQTTTGFPGRESFRGRAVRMSVPLIGGTVHDDITFGSVRPCSMQYKGYRTIDSLYPRRTVLQRRGDPCYSRTIDDVKTINLMNSQSWSPNGGGTGNGSLMRNDPTLAKTPQEMAGINMVFPGKTEYMLRYNRPLTDMPTCDFTVNPKPDYSLYGRTLGKPDPDCPKTTEYQVRYEWPDGRRLVKFPWLRK